From Astyanax mexicanus isolate ESR-SI-001 chromosome 13, AstMex3_surface, whole genome shotgun sequence, the proteins below share one genomic window:
- the gss gene encoding glutathione synthetase isoform X3 — MSTSGIPEEVLRNEALIKRLEEVAKDTALLHGVLMRTKDKPNSPEVVNYAPFTLFPTPVPTALFHQALQVQTHYNRLVDRISQNPNFLQEALASTIKVDDFTAKLFSIYKQVQQEPQTMPIVLGLNRSDYMLDHSADGRTSLKQIEINTIAASFGGLTSRMPDVHRHILKVANRLQERQQILDNNPAAGLARGLAKAWELYGSERAVVMFLVEDVQRNIYDHRYVENELWSRDIPVIRREFEDVCRSGSLDSDRRLFVDGQEVAIVYFRNGYMPQNYKSEKSWEARLMMERSRAVKCPDISTHLAGTKKVQQELARPGVLEKFFPEEPETVALIRATFAGLYTLDMGEEGDRTVEMALAQPEKYVLKPQREGGGNNIYGQEICRVLEGVRNSTERTAYILMDKVQPRPCHNYLLRADAPLRLCVCLSELGVFGAYVRKGTEMVMNECVGHLLRTKSSEHNDGGVAAGVAVLDNPLLV, encoded by the exons ATGTCTACCAGTGGGATTCCAGAGGAAGTGCTGAGAAATGAGGCTTTAATAAAGAGACTGGAGGAGGTGGCTAAAGACACTGCACTGCTACACGGAGTGTTAATGCGGACCAAAGACAAACCCAACTCTCCTGAG gtggTAAACTACGCCCCGTTCACACTCTTCCCCACTCCAGTGCCCACTGCACTCTTCCACCAGGCTCTCCAAGTCCAGACGCATTATAATCGGCTTGTGGACAGAATCAGCCAGAACCCGAACTTCCTGCAGGAGGCTCTCGCCAG CACCATTAAAGTTGATGACTTCACAGCCAAACTCTTCAGCATTTACAAACAAGTGCAGCAGGAACCCCAGACCATG CCGATAGTGCTCGGCCTGAATCGCTCTGATTACATGCTGGACCACAGTGCTGATGGAAGGACGTCCTTAAAGCAGATTGAGATCAACACTATTGCTGCCAGTTTTGGGGGGCTTACCTCACGCATGCCAGATGTCCACAG gcacATTCTGAAGGTTGCTAACCGGCTGCAGGAGCGCCAGCAGATTTTGgacaacaacccagcagcaggtcTGGCCAGGGGCTTGGCAAAGGCCTGGGAGCTTTACGGCTCAGAGAG GGCAGTGGTGATGTTTCTTGTAGAGGATGTGCAGAGGAACATTTATGATCATCGATACGTGGAAAACGAGCTCTGGTCGAG AGATATTCCTGTGATAAGACGAGAGTTTGAAGATGTGTGTAGAAGTGGATCACTGGACAGTGACAGAAGGCTGTTTGT aGATGGACAAGAGGTTGCCATTGTTTATTTCCGAAATGGATACATGCCTCAAAACTACAAATCGGAGAAA AGTTGGGAGGCTCGACTGATGATGGAGCGTTCGCGTGCTGTGAAGTGTCCAGACATCAGCACACACCTCGCCGGCACCAAGAAGGTTCAGCAGGAGCTGGCCCGACCCGGCGTGCTGGAGAAGTTTTTCCCTGAAGAACCAGAAACAGTGGCCCTGATCCGAGCCACGTTTGCAGGCTTATACACACTAGATATG GGGGAGGAGGGAGATCGGACAGTAGAGATGGCTCTCGCTCAGCCTGAGAAGTATGTGCTGAAACCTCAGCGAGAAGGAGGCG GGAACAATATTTACGGGCAGGAGATCTGCCGAGTTCTGGAGGGAGTAAGAAACAGCACGGAGAGAACCGCCTACATCCTGATGGACAAGGTCCAGCCCCGCCCATGCCACAACTACCTGCTGCGGGCGGATGCTCCTCTAAGGCTGTGTGTGTGCCTCAGTGAGCTGGGCGTTTTTGGTGCCTATGTTAG GAAGGGAACAGAGATGGTGATGAACGAGTGCGTGGGACATCTGCTGAGGACCAAAAGCTCGGAACACAATGATGGAGGTGTAGCTGCAGGAGTGGCAGTGCTGGACAATCCTCTTCTGGTTTAG